Proteins from a genomic interval of Paenibacillus sp. FSL H8-0048:
- a CDS encoding ATPase, T2SS/T4P/T4SS family, whose product MLTRAKVSEMQQKFSHHSIQAEDMDALKNKYTTISFEEALELCQKYISKAATNAFRRERDPVRKREMTQGYIMEFVDSQKPSVEGYSGLQSLKNALINEITHYGPITEAMEDPQIDEIRANGPEQIFVETGGKTLRWEQHFTDREHMERIISKLIGVSKMRLTPKVPMVNARTVEGYRVNATHAEISPYELPAFVIRKFSKKSLTPAMMIQEQSFSVNMFRLLSLIPKADQSWITVGPTGSGKTTLNEVLVKQIHPLSRIITIENPSEMRLHRRDGGEFGPVINDVLQYESVPEEDDASPATMENLLINAMRQSPHWIGPGELRTPGEFATALRAAQTGHFFFTTLHAEGDEEAIYRFLTAYLMVSNEPAELALRNICSAVRFVIYQEKLADGTRKVTSISEILGSEGLKPLINPIYKFIYDDVVEEAGGTRVVQIIGRHKRVGKLSLRAQESMIKAGIKRSRFEFLTREPLEDETEGYAFDECELTH is encoded by the coding sequence TTGCTAACCCGGGCAAAAGTAAGCGAAATGCAGCAGAAGTTCTCGCACCACAGCATTCAAGCGGAAGATATGGATGCACTCAAAAATAAATACACAACGATCAGCTTCGAGGAAGCGCTGGAATTGTGCCAGAAATACATTAGCAAGGCAGCAACGAATGCCTTCCGCCGGGAGAGAGACCCGGTCCGCAAACGGGAAATGACCCAAGGCTATATTATGGAGTTCGTCGATAGCCAGAAGCCCAGCGTGGAGGGCTATAGCGGACTACAGTCCCTCAAAAATGCGCTGATTAATGAAATCACGCACTACGGTCCGATCACCGAAGCCATGGAGGACCCGCAAATTGACGAGATCCGGGCCAACGGGCCGGAACAGATCTTCGTGGAGACCGGCGGTAAAACGCTGCGCTGGGAACAGCATTTCACGGACCGCGAACATATGGAGCGCATCATATCGAAGTTAATTGGAGTATCAAAGATGCGCCTAACACCGAAGGTTCCGATGGTGAATGCCCGGACGGTGGAAGGGTACCGGGTGAATGCCACACATGCGGAAATCTCGCCCTATGAGCTGCCTGCTTTTGTCATCCGTAAATTCAGCAAAAAAAGTCTCACTCCGGCCATGATGATTCAAGAGCAGAGCTTCTCCGTCAACATGTTCCGGCTGCTCTCTCTAATTCCCAAAGCAGACCAGTCATGGATTACCGTAGGTCCAACCGGCAGCGGTAAAACTACGCTAAATGAAGTGCTAGTGAAGCAGATTCATCCGCTCTCCCGGATCATCACGATTGAGAATCCGTCCGAGATGCGGCTGCACCGCCGGGATGGCGGAGAATTCGGCCCCGTCATCAATGATGTGCTGCAGTACGAATCCGTGCCTGAAGAGGATGATGCCAGTCCTGCTACGATGGAGAATCTGCTGATTAATGCGATGCGGCAATCTCCCCATTGGATTGGGCCGGGCGAGCTGCGGACCCCGGGTGAATTCGCCACTGCACTGCGGGCGGCACAGACCGGGCATTTCTTCTTCACCACACTCCATGCCGAAGGGGATGAGGAGGCGATCTACCGCTTCCTGACGGCCTATCTGATGGTCTCCAATGAACCGGCTGAGCTTGCCTTGCGCAACATTTGCAGTGCAGTCCGGTTCGTAATCTACCAGGAGAAGCTGGCTGACGGGACCCGCAAGGTCACGTCGATCTCAGAGATTCTGGGATCAGAAGGCTTGAAGCCGCTGATCAATCCGATTTATAAGTTCATCTATGATGATGTGGTGGAAGAGGCGGGAGGCACCAGGGTGGTCCAAATCATCGGGCGGCATAAGCGGGTGGGTAAGCTCTCTCTGCGTGCCCAGGAGTCTATGATTAAGGCCGGCATTAAGCGCAGCCGGTTTGAATTCCTCACCCGGGAGCCCCTCGAGGATGAAACGGAGGGGTATGCATTCGATGAATGTGAACTTACTCATTAG
- a CDS encoding copper amine oxidase N-terminal domain-containing protein, producing the protein MDKFANITGTAAYPSLLTIVINTVTRATTANGKSVTLANKPFVVNGSVYLPLRFISEQLGAKVDWLPQEGRIAISLK; encoded by the coding sequence ATGGACAAATTTGCAAACATTACCGGCACCGCTGCTTACCCATCCCTGCTAACTATTGTAATCAACACCGTGACCAGAGCGACAACCGCAAATGGTAAAAGTGTAACTCTGGCCAATAAGCCGTTTGTCGTTAACGGCTCCGTCTACCTGCCGCTGCGCTTCATCAGCGAACAGCTTGGTGCTAAGGTCGATTGGCTGCCGCAGGAGGGCAGAATTGCGATAAGCTTGAAGTAA
- a CDS encoding AraC family transcriptional regulator — MTGRETEELYMEEIPQNLVLDIHWIHDKTTFPHWRDIRQNIHVHSLYWIQEGEGVFRTDTEEHPVSPDMLFYLRPGLPMEMSSGGGEPLRITMILLSLYTLSPSADNQGRVEPLHELPLPFRLKPGREPGRALGQLFRQIAGDFVPGSPGSQLKTQALLYELLYELFQAKESGHPDRGQGYELFLRMKEELERRYSEPLQIHELAVRYGISPSYVRSLFQQYLHKSPKGYLSEIRYEHAKKQLMYTRLTLKEIAGACGYSDEFHFSKAFKQLSGQPPSAMRSG; from the coding sequence ATGACAGGCCGGGAAACGGAGGAGCTATACATGGAGGAGATTCCGCAGAATCTGGTGCTGGACATCCACTGGATTCATGACAAGACGACCTTCCCGCACTGGAGGGATATCCGTCAGAATATACATGTGCACAGCCTGTACTGGATTCAGGAGGGAGAGGGGGTATTTAGAACAGACACAGAGGAGCACCCGGTGTCGCCGGACATGCTGTTCTATCTGAGGCCGGGACTGCCCATGGAGATGAGCAGCGGAGGCGGGGAGCCTTTGCGCATCACCATGATCCTGCTCTCGCTGTATACGTTATCGCCTTCAGCGGACAATCAGGGGAGGGTAGAGCCGCTTCATGAACTGCCCTTGCCGTTCCGCCTGAAGCCCGGGAGGGAGCCGGGCAGAGCGCTGGGTCAGCTCTTCCGCCAGATTGCCGGCGATTTTGTTCCTGGCAGTCCCGGAAGCCAGCTTAAGACTCAGGCGCTGCTCTATGAGCTTTTGTACGAATTATTTCAGGCTAAGGAGAGCGGCCATCCTGACCGGGGGCAGGGATACGAATTATTCTTACGGATGAAGGAGGAGCTGGAGCGCCGCTACAGTGAACCCTTGCAGATCCATGAGCTGGCGGTGCGCTACGGGATATCCCCCTCGTATGTGCGCAGTCTTTTTCAGCAATATCTGCACAAGAGTCCCAAGGGGTATTTAAGTGAGATCCGCTATGAGCATGCGAAGAAGCAGCTGATGTACACCAGGCTAACCCTGAAGGAGATTGCGGGCGCCTGCGGATACAGCGATGAGTTTCATTTCAGCAAAGCCTTCAAGCAGCTCAGCGGACAGCCGCCGTCTGCGATGAGGTCTGGTTAA
- a CDS encoding EsaB/YukD family protein has translation MEYVMVTLKAGTVEADLKLPAEIPVSELLEMLEEPLVLKQPQRGRLQAEPLGRILESARSLEEEGVSHGALLTLIGEE, from the coding sequence ATGGAATATGTGATGGTCACGTTGAAGGCAGGAACGGTGGAGGCCGATTTGAAGCTGCCCGCGGAGATCCCGGTATCTGAACTGCTGGAGATGCTGGAGGAGCCGCTTGTGCTGAAGCAGCCGCAGAGAGGCAGGCTGCAGGCAGAGCCGCTGGGCCGTATTCTGGAGAGCGCACGTTCACTTGAGGAAGAGGGTGTCAGCCACGGCGCGCTGCTGACACTGATAGGAGAGGAATGA
- a CDS encoding deoxynucleoside kinase, with product MNSYNIPENAIITVAGTVGVGKSTLTAALAQRLNFQTSLEQVDHNPYLEKFYHDFERWSFHLQIYFLAERFKEQKKMFELGGGFVQDRSIYEDTGIFAKMHADQGTMSPTDYATYTSLYEAMVMTPYFPHPDVLIYIEGSLPSILTRINERGREMEIQTDVSYWEHMHGRYSQWINEFSACPVLRLNIDEYDVHDPASVSAILEQVGRTIGQQAAKA from the coding sequence ATGAACAGTTACAACATCCCAGAAAACGCAATTATCACGGTTGCCGGTACCGTAGGCGTCGGCAAGTCGACGCTGACCGCAGCACTCGCGCAGCGCCTGAATTTCCAGACCTCGCTGGAGCAGGTGGATCATAACCCGTATTTGGAGAAATTCTATCACGATTTCGAGCGGTGGAGCTTCCATCTGCAGATCTATTTCCTGGCGGAACGCTTCAAGGAGCAAAAGAAAATGTTCGAGCTGGGCGGCGGATTCGTGCAGGACCGTTCGATTTATGAGGATACCGGAATTTTCGCAAAAATGCACGCCGACCAAGGGACCATGTCCCCGACAGATTACGCAACCTACACCAGCCTCTACGAGGCTATGGTGATGACGCCATACTTCCCGCATCCCGATGTGCTGATCTATATTGAAGGCAGCCTGCCTTCGATCCTGACCCGCATCAATGAGCGCGGACGCGAGATGGAGATCCAGACTGATGTCTCCTACTGGGAGCATATGCACGGCCGCTATTCCCAGTGGATCAATGAATTCAGCGCCTGCCCGGTGCTGCGGCTGAATATTGACGAGTACGATGTGCATGATCCCGCTTCGGTGTCTGCTATCCTGGAGCAGGTAGGGCGGACAATCGGACAGCAGGCAGCGAAGGCATAA
- the nspC gene encoding carboxynorspermidine decarboxylase, with protein sequence MDIDISNLPSPAYLVDERLLTKNLKTLNYVQEKSGAKILLAQKGFSMHAMYPLVGKYLHGVTSSSLFEARLGFEEMGKEVHVYAPAYVDREFDELLRYSDHMVFNSFDQWSRFKQRVQNAPKQISCGIRVNPEYSEIEVPLYDPCYNFSRMGVTLPNFRPDELDGIDGLHFHTMCEQNSDTLERTLKVVEEKFGQYLHGMKWLNFGGGHHITRPDYDLDTLIKCILHMKETYNVEIYLEPGEAVALNTGYLVATVLDTMHNGMDIAIIDTSAECHMPDVLAMPYRPGIIGAGEPGEFAHTYRLGGMTCLAGDIIGDYSFPEPLKYGDKLIFTDMAHYSMVKNHMFNGVNLPAIASYNEAEGLKVIREFEYSDFSGRLS encoded by the coding sequence ATCGATATTGATATCAGCAATCTGCCGTCCCCGGCGTATCTGGTGGATGAACGGCTGCTGACGAAGAACCTGAAGACCCTTAATTATGTGCAGGAGAAGAGCGGAGCCAAGATTCTTCTTGCGCAAAAAGGCTTCTCCATGCACGCTATGTACCCACTGGTCGGCAAATACCTGCATGGCGTAACCTCCAGCTCCCTGTTCGAGGCCCGGCTGGGCTTCGAGGAGATGGGCAAAGAGGTGCATGTCTATGCACCCGCTTATGTCGACCGCGAGTTTGATGAGCTGCTTCGCTATAGCGATCATATGGTTTTCAACTCTTTTGATCAATGGAGCCGCTTCAAGCAGCGAGTGCAGAACGCGCCGAAGCAGATCAGCTGCGGCATCCGCGTCAATCCGGAGTATTCCGAGATTGAAGTGCCGCTGTACGATCCTTGCTACAACTTCTCCCGTATGGGCGTAACCCTGCCGAACTTCCGGCCGGACGAGCTGGACGGCATTGACGGCCTTCATTTCCACACGATGTGTGAACAGAACTCGGACACGCTGGAGCGTACGCTTAAGGTTGTGGAAGAGAAATTCGGCCAGTACCTGCACGGGATGAAATGGCTGAACTTCGGCGGCGGGCATCATATTACACGTCCTGACTATGATCTCGACACCTTAATCAAGTGCATTCTGCACATGAAAGAGACCTACAACGTGGAGATCTACCTGGAGCCGGGAGAGGCTGTTGCCCTGAACACCGGCTATCTGGTTGCGACGGTACTCGACACCATGCATAACGGCATGGATATCGCGATTATCGATACTTCGGCTGAATGCCATATGCCGGATGTGCTGGCGATGCCTTACCGCCCTGGCATCATCGGTGCCGGAGAACCGGGCGAATTCGCCCACACCTACCGGCTTGGCGGCATGACCTGCTTGGCAGGCGATATTATCGGCGATTATTCCTTCCCGGAACCGCTGAAATACGGCGATAAGCTGATCTTCACCGACATGGCGCATTACTCCATGGTGAAGAACCATATGTTCAACGGCGTCAACCTCCCGGCCATTGCTTCCTATAATGAAGCAGAAGGCCTCAAGGTGATCCGCGAGTTCGAATACAGTGACTTCAGCGGACGGTTGTCTTAA
- a CDS encoding prepilin peptidase, whose translation MKLLLLSSLMLLLTLCSLSDIRRRRIPNLLAALILGTGILHMILYGSLLNSLSGLLLPAAPLLLLRRHSRSIGAGDIKLISAAGVWLGGLLNLVLFGAACMLCALVLLLKRTAGHNLPGSVPFAPFLAVPVILTVFIMY comes from the coding sequence ATGAAACTCCTATTGTTATCCAGCCTTATGCTACTACTGACCTTATGCAGTCTAAGTGATATCCGCCGGCGCAGGATTCCCAACCTGCTGGCAGCCTTAATTCTGGGAACGGGTATTCTTCATATGATTCTGTACGGCTCTCTTCTGAACTCCCTGAGCGGCTTACTTCTTCCTGCCGCCCCCCTTCTTCTCTTGCGCAGGCACTCCCGTTCGATAGGAGCAGGAGATATTAAGCTGATCTCGGCTGCAGGGGTATGGCTGGGAGGACTCCTGAATCTGGTCCTGTTCGGTGCGGCTTGTATGTTATGTGCTCTGGTATTGCTGCTCAAGCGGACAGCTGGACACAACCTTCCAGGCTCCGTTCCCTTCGCTCCTTTTCTTGCTGTTCCTGTCATTCTGACCGTATTCATTATGTATTAA
- a CDS encoding deoxynucleoside kinase: MKHAPFIAVEGPIGAGKTTLATMLATELQLPVIKEIVDENPFLDKFYQNMDDWSFQLEMFFLCNRFKQLEDTTVQYIDQGKPVISDYHIYKNLIFGERTLKGAKRDKYREIYHILTDDFPKPNIILYIRADLDTLLARIAKRARTFEEIIAPAYLQQLIEDYDDAMASLARREPSTVIVTIDGNQVDFVANPEDFNTIAKQVKELMK, translated from the coding sequence ATGAAACATGCACCCTTTATAGCCGTGGAAGGCCCGATTGGAGCCGGTAAAACCACCCTCGCCACGATGCTCGCCACCGAACTGCAGCTTCCGGTCATTAAAGAAATTGTCGACGAGAATCCGTTTTTGGACAAGTTCTATCAGAATATGGACGACTGGAGCTTCCAGCTTGAGATGTTCTTCCTCTGCAACCGGTTCAAGCAGCTGGAAGACACGACTGTGCAGTACATAGATCAAGGGAAGCCGGTCATTTCGGATTATCATATCTATAAGAATCTGATCTTCGGGGAACGGACGCTGAAGGGAGCGAAACGGGACAAATACCGGGAGATCTATCATATTCTGACCGATGATTTCCCCAAACCGAACATCATTCTGTATATCCGGGCGGATCTGGATACGCTGTTGGCCCGGATTGCCAAGCGCGCGCGTACCTTCGAAGAGATCATTGCCCCTGCCTACCTCCAGCAGTTAATTGAGGATTATGACGATGCGATGGCCTCACTGGCCCGCCGCGAACCGTCCACCGTAATCGTTACCATCGACGGAAATCAGGTGGATTTCGTAGCAAATCCCGAAGATTTCAACACCATCGCAAAGCAAGTAAAGGAGCTTATGAAATGA
- a CDS encoding acyltransferase, with protein MPEPQSPSVQALDYMPWIGLSEQEQLQQKRHQQQLAADYPCTFGEACFVSPQAIVLPDQLTLGDRSYIAGGAIVRSTRLVTGSDCSINSYSVLSGDITMGNGVRIASHASLYGFNHGYAVTDVPVFRQPLTVKGIVIEDDVWIGANAVILDGVRIGSHSIVAAGAIVTRDVPAYSIVGGNPARLIRSRLARETVPEVHKKGAAIEMKEHAGEYAEHVANAQGPTSAQYQTDTAKLEGAGTGSGVPPLGGAEPAPISLYEQLANFSKQVQEQLTPVLAFYSETLEGEKLFRDRPGAGRTIRAYCDAVEIAAMFGSLPPGWTKGELIATLHQFQDSWTGLLPDPWSPPGPEDQPELLTDHLSRYHLLAVGYALEVLGSALPYPVAVAGNMDTATLYRQLNSLPWVENAWGAGDWIDCYATGLYHNLKSFGSGRRPDDLFGWLATHCRRDSGLWGLPTAEEGWLQPVNGFYRLTRATYAQFGLPLPYPERSIDTVLAHSRDRRFFHLDVLNACNVLDVVHPLWLCRKQSDYRQTEIRAWAEKLLGEVLPFWVPGRGFAFQLSRQQETGLQGTEMWLSIIYLLADLCGLSSALGYSPKGVHRLEPAFSLSL; from the coding sequence ATGCCTGAACCACAATCCCCCTCAGTACAAGCCCTGGATTACATGCCTTGGATTGGCCTGTCAGAACAGGAACAGCTTCAGCAGAAACGGCACCAGCAGCAGCTTGCTGCCGATTATCCATGCACCTTCGGTGAAGCCTGCTTCGTCTCGCCGCAAGCCATCGTGCTGCCGGATCAGCTGACCCTCGGCGACCGGAGCTACATCGCAGGAGGTGCGATTGTCCGCAGCACACGGCTGGTCACAGGCAGCGACTGCTCTATTAACAGCTATAGCGTACTCTCAGGCGATATTACCATGGGTAATGGCGTGCGGATCGCTTCCCATGCAAGTCTATACGGCTTCAATCACGGCTATGCTGTGACGGATGTTCCGGTCTTCCGCCAGCCTTTGACTGTTAAGGGCATCGTTATAGAAGACGATGTGTGGATCGGGGCGAATGCCGTGATTCTTGACGGAGTGCGGATCGGCTCGCACAGCATTGTTGCGGCGGGGGCCATCGTGACCCGCGATGTACCGGCGTACAGCATTGTCGGCGGCAATCCGGCCAGGCTGATCCGCAGCCGTCTGGCTAGGGAGACAGTGCCAGAAGTTCATAAGAAGGGTGCAGCAATAGAGATGAAAGAGCACGCTGGCGAATATGCAGAGCATGTAGCGAATGCGCAGGGACCGACGTCTGCTCAATACCAGACAGATACCGCTAAGCTTGAAGGAGCGGGAACGGGCAGCGGGGTACCGCCGCTTGGCGGAGCGGAGCCTGCTCCTATAAGCCTGTATGAGCAGCTCGCGAATTTCAGCAAGCAGGTGCAGGAGCAGCTAACTCCCGTGCTTGCGTTCTACTCCGAAACGTTAGAGGGAGAGAAGCTGTTCCGTGACCGGCCGGGAGCGGGGCGGACCATAAGAGCGTACTGCGATGCTGTGGAGATTGCTGCCATGTTCGGCAGTCTGCCGCCCGGCTGGACGAAGGGGGAGCTGATCGCCACCTTACACCAGTTCCAGGACAGCTGGACCGGATTATTGCCCGATCCGTGGTCACCGCCCGGGCCGGAGGATCAGCCGGAGCTGTTAACCGATCATCTCTCGCGTTATCATCTTCTCGCTGTAGGCTACGCGCTAGAGGTGTTAGGTTCTGCTCTGCCCTATCCTGTAGCCGTGGCCGGGAATATGGATACCGCTACACTGTATCGGCAGCTTAATAGTCTGCCATGGGTGGAGAATGCCTGGGGCGCCGGCGATTGGATCGACTGCTATGCTACCGGCCTGTATCACAATCTGAAATCCTTCGGCTCCGGCAGGCGCCCGGATGATCTGTTCGGCTGGCTGGCCACGCATTGCCGCCGCGACTCTGGGCTGTGGGGTCTGCCTACTGCGGAGGAGGGCTGGCTGCAGCCGGTGAACGGCTTTTACCGGCTTACCCGCGCTACCTATGCCCAGTTCGGCCTGCCCCTGCCGTACCCGGAGCGCAGCATCGATACCGTGCTGGCTCACAGCCGGGACCGCCGCTTCTTCCACCTGGATGTACTGAATGCCTGCAACGTGCTGGATGTCGTCCACCCGCTCTGGCTCTGCCGGAAGCAGAGTGATTACCGCCAGACGGAGATCCGCGCCTGGGCGGAGAAGCTGCTCGGCGAAGTACTGCCCTTCTGGGTTCCCGGACGCGGCTTCGCCTTTCAGCTGTCCCGGCAGCAGGAGACCGGCCTGCAAGGCACGGAAATGTGGCTAAGCATCATTTATCTGCTGGCTGATCTGTGCGGGTTAAGCTCCGCCCTAGGATACTCCCCGAAGGGAGTTCACCGACTGGAGCCTGCCTTCTCACTATCCTTATAA
- a CDS encoding ATP-dependent Clp protease proteolytic subunit, whose amino-acid sequence MSVIPYVIEQTAQGERSYDIYSRLLKDRIVFVGAAIDDGLANSIIAQLLFLAADEPEKDIQMFINSPGGSTTAGFGIYDTMQVIKPQVNTICTGFAASFASLLLLSGATGKRSALPNSEIMIHQPHGGVQGQASDIAISARRILQIRKKIVGITAQRTGQPPEKVEKDMDRDYFMSAEEALEYGIIDTIITHL is encoded by the coding sequence ATGAGTGTAATACCCTATGTGATAGAACAGACAGCCCAAGGAGAGCGGTCCTATGATATTTATTCCAGGCTGCTGAAGGACCGGATTGTATTCGTGGGTGCGGCAATTGATGACGGGCTGGCTAATAGCATTATTGCGCAGCTGCTGTTCCTCGCGGCCGATGAGCCGGAGAAGGATATTCAGATGTTCATTAACAGCCCGGGAGGTTCGACTACCGCAGGCTTTGGTATTTATGATACGATGCAGGTAATTAAACCTCAAGTCAACACGATCTGCACCGGTTTTGCTGCTTCGTTCGCTTCTCTGCTGCTGTTGTCAGGCGCTACCGGTAAACGGTCGGCCCTGCCGAACAGCGAGATTATGATCCATCAGCCGCATGGCGGGGTGCAAGGGCAGGCGAGTGATATTGCCATCAGCGCCAGACGTATTCTTCAGATCCGCAAGAAGATTGTCGGGATCACCGCGCAGCGGACCGGCCAGCCGCCGGAGAAGGTGGAGAAGGATATGGACCGGGATTACTTCATGTCGGCTGAGGAGGCACTGGAATACGGAATTATTGACACCATCATCACCCATTTGTGA
- a CDS encoding DUF5050 domain-containing protein, whose protein sequence is MNDNIAGGGLLLQSPGAFYITDLCGTLEPEPGTYLLNRDEGSAAGLPGILWFMNEAGGMLFASDQSRGNVLVRVDTGTQELKVVLQEPCREIRLQAGWLYYINEKDGRLYRCLPDGRKPERLTDSVVQCYTILGEQLYYACAQGIYSCPLEGNRSTRLTEGGAAYLQTCGARLLYADLTNGHALTLLDPLSGEREAYPDLIPLSMISEGGYIYCCNAGNDGSIYRLDLKSGESLRIYGERADRIHRVDGQLFFVHQESWYTMPLSGGQAVRFQADRFR, encoded by the coding sequence ATGAACGATAATATTGCAGGCGGCGGACTTCTGTTACAGAGTCCGGGTGCGTTCTACATCACGGATCTCTGCGGGACGCTGGAGCCGGAACCGGGCACTTACCTGTTAAACAGGGATGAAGGCTCAGCTGCAGGGCTGCCGGGAATCCTCTGGTTCATGAATGAAGCGGGCGGCATGCTGTTCGCCAGTGACCAGAGCCGTGGCAATGTCCTGGTTAGAGTGGATACGGGAACACAGGAGCTGAAAGTGGTGCTTCAAGAGCCTTGCCGCGAGATCAGGCTCCAGGCAGGTTGGCTGTATTACATCAACGAGAAGGATGGCAGATTGTACCGCTGCCTGCCGGATGGACGCAAGCCCGAACGCCTTACGGACAGTGTGGTGCAATGCTATACGATCTTGGGAGAACAGCTCTATTATGCTTGCGCACAAGGTATCTATAGTTGTCCATTGGAGGGTAACCGCTCTACCCGGCTGACTGAGGGAGGCGCTGCTTATCTGCAGACTTGCGGAGCACGGCTCCTGTATGCGGATCTGACGAACGGACATGCTTTGACGCTGCTTGATCCGCTGTCCGGTGAGCGTGAAGCCTACCCGGACCTGATTCCGCTCAGCATGATCAGTGAAGGTGGTTACATCTACTGCTGCAATGCGGGCAATGACGGCTCGATTTATAGACTTGATCTGAAGTCTGGTGAGAGCCTGCGCATCTATGGGGAACGTGCAGACCGCATACATAGGGTTGACGGGCAACTGTTCTTTGTTCACCAAGAGTCTTGGTACACCATGCCACTGTCTGGCGGACAGGCGGTCCGCTTTCAGGCAGACAGATTTCGTTAA
- a CDS encoding saccharopine dehydrogenase family protein, translating into MGKALIIGAGGVASVVVHKCCQNPDVFEEICIASRTVSKCDALKEKLDGGLTKISTAKLDADNTEEVIELIKSFQPDVVINVALPYQDLTIMDACLATGVHYVDTANYEPQDTAKFEYSWQWAYKERFEKAGITALLGSGFDPGVTGVFTAYAQKHYFDEIHTIDIVDANAGDHGYPFATNFNPEINIREITANGRYFENGEWIETAPLSEKKVYDLPEIGPKDIYLLYHEELESLAVNIPGVKKIRFWMTFSQNYLTHLKVLENVGMTSIEPINYEGKEIIPLQFLKAILPDPASLGPRTKGKTNIGCIIQGTKDGQPKTYYVYNVCDHEECYREVGSQAISYTTGVPAMIGAMMIIKGIWNKPGVHNIEEFDPDPFMDALNKHGLPWQEDFSPTLLD; encoded by the coding sequence TTGGGAAAAGCGTTAATTATTGGCGCTGGCGGTGTAGCGAGCGTTGTTGTTCATAAATGCTGCCAGAACCCGGATGTATTCGAGGAGATTTGCATTGCCAGCCGTACGGTGTCGAAGTGCGATGCGCTCAAAGAGAAGCTGGACGGGGGCCTGACCAAGATTTCTACGGCCAAGCTGGATGCTGACAACACGGAAGAAGTCATTGAGCTGATCAAGAGCTTCCAGCCGGATGTCGTGATTAATGTGGCTCTTCCTTACCAGGATCTGACGATCATGGATGCCTGCCTGGCTACCGGAGTGCACTATGTGGATACAGCGAACTACGAACCGCAGGATACTGCGAAGTTTGAATATTCCTGGCAATGGGCTTACAAGGAAAGATTCGAGAAGGCCGGAATTACAGCGCTGCTCGGCAGCGGCTTCGATCCTGGCGTAACCGGTGTATTTACGGCTTATGCGCAGAAGCATTATTTTGACGAGATTCATACGATTGATATTGTGGATGCGAACGCAGGCGACCACGGTTATCCGTTTGCGACCAACTTCAATCCTGAGATTAATATCCGCGAGATTACTGCGAACGGACGTTACTTCGAGAATGGCGAGTGGATTGAGACAGCGCCGCTGTCCGAGAAGAAAGTATACGATCTCCCGGAGATCGGCCCGAAGGATATCTACCTTTTGTACCATGAAGAGTTAGAATCGCTGGCTGTTAACATTCCTGGCGTGAAGAAGATCCGCTTCTGGATGACCTTCTCGCAGAACTATCTGACCCACCTGAAGGTGCTTGAGAATGTCGGCATGACTTCTATTGAGCCTATTAATTATGAAGGTAAAGAGATTATTCCTTTGCAGTTCCTGAAGGCCATTCTGCCTGACCCGGCTTCCCTGGGACCAAGAACCAAAGGAAAAACCAATATCGGCTGTATCATTCAAGGAACCAAAGACGGCCAGCCTAAGACCTATTATGTCTACAATGTCTGCGATCATGAAGAGTGCTATAGAGAGGTTGGCTCACAGGCCATTTCCTACACTACCGGCGTTCCTGCGATGATTGGGGCAATGATGATTATCAAAGGCATCTGGAACAAACCGGGCGTACACAATATCGAAGAGTTCGATCCAGATCCGTTCATGGATGCTCTTAACAAACACGGCCTGCCTTGGCAAGAAGATTTCTCGCCGACGCTGCTGGATTAA